The following coding sequences lie in one Methylotuvimicrobium alcaliphilum 20Z genomic window:
- a CDS encoding Na(+)-translocating NADH-quinone reductase subunit A translates to MQFNLKKGLDLPITGEPEQIIENGNKVKSVAVLGMDYVGMKPTMMVAEGDKVKLGQVLFSDKKNPGVNFTSPGAGIVKAINRGAKRVLQSVVIELKGNEAESFAKYKDSELDGLSTEQVKESLIASGLWVALRTRPYGKTPAIDSTPSSIFVTAIDTNPLAADPSVIIKERSTDFSNGLAVIAKLTDGKVYVCKASGADIPTGNASSVTVAEFSGPHPAGLPSTHIHYIDPVNANKSVWHLDYQAVMAIGSLFTTGKLNVERVVSLAGPTAKKPRLLRTRVGACLSELVAGELMDGENRVISGSVIYGHKAADWSDYLGYYSNQVSVLKEGRDREFFGWIVPGKDKYSALNVYTSSKDRKIGRKFPLTTNKNGSNRAIVPVGVYESVMPMDILPTPLLKSLVVGDTDQAQMLGCLELDEEDMALFTFVDPGKHEFGPVLRANLTKIEKEG, encoded by the coding sequence ATGCAATTTAATTTAAAAAAAGGTTTGGATCTTCCGATCACGGGAGAGCCCGAACAAATAATAGAAAACGGTAATAAGGTTAAGTCGGTTGCCGTTCTTGGGATGGATTATGTAGGAATGAAGCCTACCATGATGGTAGCCGAGGGTGACAAAGTCAAACTCGGTCAAGTGCTTTTTTCCGATAAAAAAAATCCTGGGGTCAATTTCACATCGCCCGGTGCCGGTATCGTTAAGGCGATAAACCGCGGAGCCAAGCGCGTTTTGCAATCGGTTGTCATCGAGCTGAAAGGTAATGAGGCGGAATCGTTTGCAAAATATAAAGATTCCGAATTGGACGGTTTATCAACCGAGCAAGTCAAGGAAAGCCTCATTGCTTCCGGTTTGTGGGTTGCGTTGAGAACGCGTCCTTACGGAAAAACACCGGCAATCGATAGCACTCCTAGTTCGATTTTTGTGACCGCAATCGATACCAATCCTTTGGCCGCCGATCCATCGGTAATTATCAAGGAACGGTCTACCGACTTTAGCAACGGTCTGGCAGTGATTGCTAAGTTGACCGATGGTAAAGTTTACGTCTGTAAAGCCTCCGGTGCCGACATACCGACCGGAAACGCGTCTTCCGTTACAGTTGCCGAGTTTTCAGGTCCACATCCGGCCGGCTTGCCTAGTACGCATATTCATTATATCGACCCTGTCAACGCCAATAAATCGGTTTGGCATTTGGATTATCAAGCCGTGATGGCAATTGGTTCGTTGTTCACGACCGGTAAATTGAATGTTGAAAGAGTGGTTTCGTTGGCGGGGCCTACCGCTAAAAAACCAAGATTGCTTAGAACCCGTGTCGGTGCATGTCTCAGCGAACTCGTCGCTGGAGAGCTGATGGACGGGGAGAATCGCGTGATTTCCGGTTCGGTTATCTATGGCCATAAAGCGGCAGATTGGTCGGATTATTTGGGTTATTACAGCAATCAAGTTTCGGTATTGAAAGAAGGCCGTGACCGAGAGTTCTTCGGTTGGATCGTTCCGGGCAAGGATAAGTATTCGGCCTTAAATGTATACACCTCCAGTAAAGACCGAAAAATCGGACGCAAGTTTCCGCTGACGACGAACAAAAACGGCAGTAATCGGGCCATTGTTCCGGTTGGCGTCTACGAATCCGTGATGCCGATGGATATTTTGCCTACGCCATTGCTAAAGTCTTTGGTTGTCGGCGATACGGATCAAGCGCAAATGCTAGGTTGTTTGGAGTTGGACGAGGAAGATATGGCTCTGTTTACCTTTGTCGATCCGGGTAAGCATGAGTTTGGTCCGGTTCTGAGAGCGAATTTAACTAAAATCGAGAAGGAAGGCTAA
- a CDS encoding NADH:ubiquinone reductase (Na(+)-transporting) subunit D, translating into MSAILTSETKKVLIKPLINENPITLQVLGICSALAVTSQMSTSLIMAIALTSVTACSSASISLIRNHIPSSIRIIVQMTIIASLVIVVDQILKAVAYDISKQLSVFVGLIITNCIVMGRAEAYAMKNPPLESFMDGIGNGLGYSLILVIVAFFRELFGSGKLLGIEIFELTKDGGWYDPNGLMLLPPSAFFIIGMIIWVFRQFKPEQREHVEFEIMPIAHGEGGHH; encoded by the coding sequence ATGAGTGCAATATTAACGAGCGAAACTAAAAAGGTTTTAATAAAACCTTTAATTAACGAAAATCCGATTACCCTTCAGGTATTGGGTATCTGTTCGGCACTGGCGGTTACGTCGCAAATGTCGACTTCACTGATCATGGCGATTGCATTGACGTCGGTAACGGCGTGTTCAAGCGCATCGATCAGTTTGATCCGGAATCATATTCCGAGCAGCATTCGGATCATCGTGCAAATGACGATCATTGCGTCGTTGGTTATCGTTGTCGACCAAATATTGAAGGCGGTTGCTTACGACATCAGCAAGCAATTGTCGGTATTTGTCGGCTTGATCATCACTAATTGTATCGTCATGGGGCGTGCCGAAGCTTATGCGATGAAAAACCCGCCATTGGAAAGTTTTATGGACGGCATCGGTAATGGGTTGGGCTATAGCTTGATTTTGGTTATCGTCGCTTTTTTCCGCGAATTATTCGGTTCAGGCAAACTCCTTGGTATCGAAATTTTCGAATTGACCAAAGACGGCGGTTGGTACGATCCGAATGGTTTGATGCTGTTGCCGCCCAGCGCGTTTTTTATTATCGGAATGATCATTTGGGTGTTTCGTCAATTTAAGCCCGAGCAACGCGAGCATGTTGAATTTGAAATCATGCCGATTGCTCACGGTGAAGGAGGACATCACTAA
- a CDS encoding NADH:ubiquinone reductase (Na(+)-transporting) subunit B — MSARNFLDNIEPHFTKGGKLEKYYGLYEMVDTFLYTPAEVTRGKTHVRDGNDLKRTMTFVVIATFFCILMAWYNTGYQANVAMEAMGLEKADGWRSLPMMIFGYSPYNPLSNLVHGALYFLPIYIVTLAVGGVWEVLFATVRGHEVNEGFLVSSMLYTLIMPPDMPLWQVALGISFGIVIGKEVFGGTGKNFLNPALTGRAFLYFAYPASISGDSVWVAVDGYTAATPLGLAASGGLDAVQEAGYGWMQTFFGFMPGCLGETSTVAILIGCAFLLYTRIASYRIVGGVFLGMLMMSSVFNFIGSDSNPMFAFPWYWHLTVGGFAFGMVYMATDPVSAAMTNTGRWIFGMLVGVMTVLIRVVNPAFPEGIMLAILFSNMFAPIIDYFVVQANIRRRVKRHA; from the coding sequence ATGTCGGCTAGAAATTTTTTAGACAACATAGAGCCGCATTTTACCAAAGGCGGTAAGCTAGAGAAGTACTACGGTCTCTACGAGATGGTCGATACTTTTCTATATACGCCCGCTGAGGTGACTCGCGGTAAAACTCATGTTCGTGACGGTAACGATTTAAAACGAACAATGACGTTTGTCGTTATTGCAACATTTTTTTGTATCCTGATGGCTTGGTATAACACCGGCTATCAAGCGAATGTCGCGATGGAAGCGATGGGCCTGGAAAAAGCGGACGGCTGGCGTAGTCTGCCTATGATGATATTCGGATATAGCCCATACAATCCGTTATCCAACTTGGTTCATGGCGCGCTTTACTTTTTGCCAATTTATATCGTGACCCTGGCTGTCGGCGGTGTTTGGGAAGTCTTGTTTGCGACCGTGCGCGGTCATGAAGTCAACGAAGGCTTCTTGGTATCGTCGATGCTTTATACATTGATCATGCCGCCCGATATGCCGTTGTGGCAAGTTGCGCTGGGTATTTCGTTCGGTATCGTAATCGGTAAGGAAGTTTTCGGCGGTACCGGTAAAAATTTCTTAAACCCTGCTTTGACCGGTCGTGCATTTCTGTACTTCGCGTATCCGGCATCTATTTCCGGTGACTCCGTCTGGGTTGCGGTTGACGGTTACACGGCTGCTACGCCTTTAGGTTTAGCCGCTTCAGGTGGCCTGGATGCCGTCCAAGAGGCCGGTTATGGTTGGATGCAAACATTCTTCGGTTTCATGCCCGGGTGTTTGGGCGAAACCTCGACGGTGGCTATTTTGATTGGCTGTGCGTTTTTGCTCTACACCCGTATCGCCTCTTACCGTATAGTGGGCGGTGTGTTCCTCGGCATGTTGATGATGTCGTCGGTATTCAATTTTATCGGCAGCGACAGCAACCCAATGTTTGCTTTCCCATGGTATTGGCATTTGACCGTCGGCGGTTTCGCATTCGGCATGGTCTACATGGCTACCGATCCTGTGAGTGCTGCGATGACTAATACCGGTCGCTGGATTTTTGGAATGTTAGTGGGTGTTATGACGGTTTTGATCAGAGTGGTAAATCCGGCGTTTCCTGAGGGAATCATGCTGGCGATACTATTCTCGAACATGTTCGCGCCTATCATCGATTACTTTGTCGTTCAGGCAAACATTAGAAGAAGGGTGAAGCGTCATGCCTAA
- a CDS encoding Na(+)-translocating NADH-quinone reductase subunit C, translating into MPNLKDCKHYEKFKVYADKVLAQSNDSLEKTIAIALAVCFVCAILVSFAAVALRPMQAENKALDMKKNILDVAGLLEEGVDINEAFDQQIEAKLVDLETGDYVEDIDVATYDQRKATKDPELSIAIPPEEDIASIKAKAKIAKVYLVKKGEEIESIILPVSGYGLWSTLYGFLALEADGQTVQSINFYDQAETPGLGGEVVNPNWRALWQGKKVYNEAGEPVLKLVKGTVDTNKPGSEYQVDGLAGATLTSVGVSNLVKYWMSKEGFATYLDKVRTDG; encoded by the coding sequence ATGCCTAATCTAAAAGATTGTAAACACTACGAAAAATTTAAGGTATACGCGGATAAAGTTTTAGCGCAGAGTAACGATAGTCTTGAGAAGACGATTGCGATTGCGTTGGCTGTCTGTTTTGTGTGCGCGATTTTGGTTTCATTTGCCGCCGTTGCGTTGAGGCCTATGCAAGCCGAGAATAAGGCCTTAGACATGAAGAAGAACATTCTCGATGTCGCAGGCTTGCTGGAAGAGGGCGTCGATATCAATGAGGCTTTCGATCAACAAATCGAAGCCAAATTGGTTGATTTGGAAACCGGCGATTATGTCGAGGACATCGACGTTGCGACTTACGATCAACGGAAAGCGACTAAGGATCCCGAGCTGAGTATCGCTATTCCGCCGGAAGAGGATATCGCCAGTATAAAGGCCAAAGCCAAGATTGCTAAAGTTTATCTAGTTAAGAAAGGCGAAGAAATAGAGTCGATCATCCTGCCGGTTAGCGGATATGGATTATGGTCGACGCTCTATGGCTTTTTAGCGCTGGAAGCCGACGGTCAAACCGTACAAAGCATCAACTTTTACGATCAAGCCGAAACACCGGGCTTGGGCGGTGAAGTAGTCAATCCAAATTGGCGAGCTTTGTGGCAAGGCAAAAAAGTTTACAACGAAGCCGGTGAGCCGGTTTTGAAATTGGTCAAAGGTACGGTCGATACCAATAAGCCGGGCTCCGAATACCAAGTTGATGGATTAGCCGGCGCCACTTTAACCAGCGTAGGTGTGTCCAATCTGGTTAAATATTGGATGAGCAAAGAAGGCTTTGCTACCTATTTAGACAAAGTCAGAACAGACGGGTAG
- a CDS encoding FAD:protein FMN transferase, whose protein sequence is MHVKQDQRGFGFFLVLVFLLVGCDDQGTKKAVFAFEMTGQTMGTSFSIKASVLPDEVNADQLNIDVKELLELVNDQMSTYRPQSELSLINNSDSVEWQPVSEALYSVLAEAKRISDLTEGAFDITVGPLVNLWGFGPDPLSFQAPSNEAILLAMQRIGYRHLKLRTEPLSIKKNHSDLYIDLSAIAKGYGVDQVGLLLEKRGIEDYLVEIGGELRLRGRKPDGNSWRIAIEKPSSEQRMIQKIVSITDMSVATSGDYRNFFEVEGVRFSHTIDPRTGKSINHNLASVTVLSETAMQADAWATAFMVLGAEDGLRLAEQQHLPVLFITKTAQGFSETSTPAFRDYFKEEQ, encoded by the coding sequence ATGCATGTAAAACAAGATCAACGAGGATTCGGGTTTTTTCTGGTCCTCGTTTTTTTATTGGTAGGCTGTGATGACCAGGGGACTAAGAAAGCTGTTTTTGCTTTCGAGATGACCGGTCAAACGATGGGGACCAGTTTCAGCATCAAAGCATCGGTGTTACCCGATGAAGTTAACGCCGACCAACTTAATATTGACGTCAAAGAATTGCTGGAACTCGTTAACGATCAGATGTCGACCTATCGGCCGCAATCAGAATTATCGTTGATTAATAACAGCGACTCAGTCGAATGGCAGCCGGTTTCCGAGGCTCTTTATAGTGTCTTGGCCGAAGCTAAACGGATCAGTGATTTGACGGAGGGCGCCTTTGATATTACGGTTGGCCCTTTAGTTAATTTATGGGGCTTCGGTCCTGATCCTTTATCGTTTCAGGCGCCTTCGAACGAAGCGATTCTTCTGGCAATGCAGCGAATTGGTTATCGGCATCTGAAGTTAAGAACAGAGCCTTTATCGATCAAAAAAAATCATTCTGATCTATATATTGATTTATCGGCGATCGCTAAAGGTTATGGGGTCGATCAAGTCGGTTTGCTGTTGGAAAAGCGAGGTATTGAGGATTATTTAGTTGAAATTGGCGGCGAACTTCGGTTGAGAGGACGCAAACCGGATGGTAATTCTTGGCGTATTGCTATAGAAAAGCCGTCTTCAGAGCAGCGAATGATACAAAAAATCGTATCGATTACCGATATGTCGGTGGCGACCTCCGGAGATTACCGAAACTTTTTTGAAGTAGAAGGAGTCAGATTTTCACATACGATCGATCCAAGAACGGGAAAATCTATCAATCATAACCTTGCCTCGGTAACAGTATTGAGCGAAACCGCGATGCAGGCTGATGCATGGGCAACCGCCTTTATGGTCTTAGGCGCCGAAGACGGTTTGCGATTGGCAGAGCAACAGCATCTTCCTGTCTTATTTATTACCAAAACTGCGCAGGGGTTCAGTGAGACATCAACCCCGGCGTTTCGCGATTATTTTAAGGAGGAACAATGA
- the nqrF gene encoding NADH:ubiquinone reductase (Na(+)-transporting) subunit F — protein MLEIALGIIIFTVIVIALVFVIIGAKSKLVASGDVEILINDEKTIHAPVGSKLLTALADNKLFVPSACGGGGSCAQCRVKIFEGGGEILPTERSHITKREANEGERLSCQVTVKQNMKIEVEDSVFGVKKWECTVKSNHNVATFIKELVLDLPEGEAINYRAGGYIQIECPPHVVKYKDFIVEERFREDWDKFNLWRYVSEVKEPALRAYSMASYPEEKEIMLNVRIASPPPGAPENVPPGIMSSYIFNLKPGDKCIISGPYGEFFAQDTDKEMIFIGGGAGMAPMRSHIFDQLRRLKSKRKITFWYGARSKREMFYVEDFDMLAAENDNFEWHVALSDPLPDDDWDGYTGFIHNVLYENYLKNHPAPEDCEYYMCGPPIMNSSVINMLLEYGVEPESIFLDDFGG, from the coding sequence ATGCTGGAAATTGCATTAGGGATTATTATTTTCACGGTAATCGTGATTGCGCTGGTCTTCGTGATCATCGGCGCAAAGAGCAAATTAGTTGCCTCGGGAGATGTGGAAATTCTTATCAATGATGAGAAAACGATTCATGCTCCTGTCGGGTCTAAATTGTTGACTGCCTTGGCAGACAACAAATTGTTCGTTCCTTCGGCTTGTGGCGGCGGCGGCTCATGTGCGCAATGCCGTGTCAAAATATTTGAGGGCGGCGGCGAAATTTTGCCGACTGAACGCTCTCATATCACTAAGCGTGAAGCGAACGAAGGCGAACGTCTGTCTTGCCAAGTCACGGTAAAGCAAAACATGAAAATTGAAGTCGAAGATTCTGTTTTCGGCGTCAAAAAATGGGAATGTACTGTCAAGTCGAATCATAACGTCGCGACGTTTATCAAAGAATTGGTTTTAGATTTGCCGGAAGGTGAAGCGATCAATTACCGCGCAGGCGGTTACATTCAAATTGAATGTCCTCCTCATGTCGTAAAATACAAAGATTTCATTGTAGAAGAACGTTTCCGTGAAGATTGGGATAAATTCAACCTATGGCGTTATGTTTCCGAAGTCAAAGAGCCTGCCTTGAGAGCTTACTCGATGGCAAGTTATCCTGAGGAAAAGGAAATCATGTTAAACGTCAGGATCGCCTCGCCGCCACCGGGAGCACCTGAAAACGTTCCGCCAGGCATCATGTCGTCCTATATCTTCAATTTGAAACCAGGCGATAAGTGTATCATTTCGGGCCCTTACGGCGAATTCTTCGCGCAAGATACCGATAAGGAGATGATTTTCATCGGCGGTGGTGCTGGTATGGCTCCGATGCGTTCGCATATCTTCGATCAATTACGCCGATTAAAGTCGAAACGCAAGATAACCTTCTGGTACGGTGCGCGCAGTAAGCGCGAAATGTTCTATGTTGAAGACTTCGACATGCTGGCGGCCGAGAATGATAACTTCGAATGGCATGTCGCGTTGTCCGATCCTCTTCCTGACGATGACTGGGACGGGTATACTGGCTTTATTCATAATGTGTTGTATGAGAATTATCTTAAAAATCATCCGGCACCGGAAGATTGTGAATACTACATGTGCGGGCCTCCAATCATGAACTCGTCGGTTATCAACATGCTGTTGGAATACGGAGTCGAGCCTGAAAGTATCTTCTTGGATGATTTCGGCGGTTGA
- a CDS encoding CBS domain-containing protein — protein MLAKITVADYMTKRNMVTLKENANVVEAIKQLLSHKITCAPVINGQGKLVGMFSEKDSMKVVLESAYNQGSAGKVSEFMTTDIVSVDADASIVDIAAKFKDSTIRSFPVFRDSELVGVVSRTDVLKALVNL, from the coding sequence ATGCTGGCTAAAATTACTGTTGCCGATTATATGACCAAAAGAAATATGGTCACACTCAAGGAAAATGCCAATGTCGTTGAGGCAATTAAACAATTGCTTTCCCATAAAATCACTTGTGCTCCTGTCATAAACGGTCAAGGCAAGTTAGTCGGTATGTTCTCCGAAAAGGACAGCATGAAAGTCGTATTAGAATCGGCTTATAACCAAGGTTCGGCTGGTAAGGTTTCCGAATTTATGACCACGGATATCGTTTCAGTCGATGCGGATGCGAGTATCGTCGACATTGCGGCCAAGTTCAAGGATTCTACGATTAGAAGTTTTCCTGTTTTTCGAGATTCCGAACTTGTTGGCGTTGTCAGTCGGACCGATGTGCTGAAAGCCCTGGTCAATCTTTAA
- the nqrM gene encoding (Na+)-NQR maturation NqrM: protein MTYFLVTFVFMLIVIAIMAVGVIFGRNAIKGSCGGANKGDCVCIKKCDKRKKMEAEGRV from the coding sequence ATGACTTACTTTTTAGTAACATTTGTATTTATGCTCATTGTTATTGCGATAATGGCAGTGGGCGTTATTTTTGGAAGAAATGCTATCAAGGGCTCATGCGGCGGGGCTAATAAAGGCGATTGCGTTTGCATTAAAAAGTGTGATAAAAGAAAAAAAATGGAAGCGGAAGGACGAGTTTAA
- the nqrE gene encoding NADH:ubiquinone reductase (Na(+)-transporting) subunit E: MEAYISLFVKAVFIENLALSFFLGMCTFLAVSKKISTAMGLGIAVMVVQTITVPANNIIYHSLLKEDALSWLGISGVDLSFLALLSCIGMIAALVQILEMILDKFFPALYNALGVFLPLITVNCAILGGSLFMIERDYSLGESVTYGIGSGFGWALAITVLAGVREKLKYSDIPGGLQGLGITFLTAGLMSLGFMAFSGIQL, from the coding sequence ATGGAAGCTTATATCAGTCTATTTGTTAAAGCGGTTTTCATCGAAAACCTGGCGTTATCGTTTTTCCTGGGGATGTGTACATTCCTAGCGGTTTCGAAAAAGATTTCGACTGCTATGGGGCTTGGTATTGCTGTGATGGTCGTGCAAACAATCACTGTTCCTGCCAATAACATCATCTATCATAGTTTATTGAAAGAAGATGCGCTGTCATGGTTGGGTATTAGCGGTGTCGATTTGAGCTTTTTAGCACTGCTTAGCTGTATCGGCATGATTGCAGCCTTGGTTCAAATTCTGGAAATGATCTTGGATAAGTTCTTTCCGGCGCTATACAACGCATTGGGCGTGTTCTTGCCGTTGATTACTGTGAACTGTGCAATACTCGGCGGCAGCTTGTTTATGATCGAGCGCGATTACAGTCTCGGCGAAAGCGTCACTTACGGAATCGGCAGTGGTTTCGGTTGGGCATTGGCTATAACGGTCTTGGCCGGCGTGCGCGAAAAGCTTAAATACAGTGATATACCGGGTGGCCTGCAAGGTCTTGGCATCACTTTTCTTACCGCGGGTCTGATGTCTCTTGGCTTCATGGCTTTTTCTGGAATCCAACTTTAA
- the sbcB gene encoding exodeoxyribonuclease I has translation MAGRTFYWHDYETFGIDPRLDRPVQFAGIRTDYDFNVLGDPLVIYCKPALDCLPDPVACLITGITPQIAEAKGICEAEFIEAISREISQPNTCTLGYNNIRFDDEVTRNTLYRNLYDPYQREWQNGNSRWDLIDVVRAAYALRPGGIEWPVNEEGLVTFRLEELTKANGIEHAMAHDALSDVYATIAVAKLVRDTQPKLYKFLFDNRVKSAANRLLQTGSFKPVVHISGKYAVRNHCMAVVLPICRHPSNSNGVVVYDLSSDPEILLNLSVDEIKQRIFTATKDLPEGVERIPLKTVHVNKCPVLAPIAVIRPDDAARLNLDIDRCYRYIDKIRNDSNILDKIAQVFETDFPESDADPDLMIYSGGFFSDSDKKAMEKVHKTLPENLANLRLNFSDPRLPEMFFRYRARNYPETLNEEERTRWMKDCAERLTGAVSNCMTINEYFSKVQELQSDSSADPTILSALREYALDKTRFLSIVGMDSE, from the coding sequence GTGGCCGGACGGACTTTTTATTGGCATGACTACGAAACGTTTGGAATAGACCCACGACTCGATAGGCCGGTTCAATTTGCCGGAATTCGCACCGATTATGATTTCAATGTTTTAGGCGATCCGCTTGTCATTTACTGCAAGCCCGCACTCGATTGTCTTCCCGATCCCGTTGCCTGTTTAATTACAGGTATTACTCCGCAAATTGCCGAAGCAAAAGGGATTTGCGAGGCTGAGTTTATCGAAGCGATTTCTCGTGAAATTTCTCAGCCCAATACTTGCACCCTAGGGTATAACAATATTCGTTTCGACGATGAGGTGACGCGCAATACTTTGTATCGAAACCTTTACGATCCTTATCAACGAGAATGGCAAAACGGTAATTCGCGTTGGGATTTAATCGATGTGGTTCGAGCCGCTTACGCGCTTCGTCCCGGCGGTATTGAATGGCCGGTAAACGAGGAGGGGCTAGTTACTTTTCGGTTGGAAGAATTGACCAAGGCTAATGGTATTGAGCATGCCATGGCTCACGATGCGTTGTCGGATGTTTACGCAACAATAGCCGTGGCTAAGCTGGTCCGTGATACGCAACCTAAACTATATAAGTTTCTTTTTGATAACCGAGTTAAATCTGCCGCAAACCGTTTGTTGCAAACAGGCAGCTTTAAACCGGTTGTTCACATTTCAGGAAAATACGCTGTCAGAAATCATTGTATGGCCGTGGTTCTGCCTATTTGTCGGCACCCGAGCAACAGCAATGGGGTGGTGGTTTATGATCTTTCTAGTGACCCTGAAATTCTACTTAATTTGTCTGTCGATGAAATCAAGCAAAGAATTTTTACAGCTACAAAAGATCTTCCGGAAGGAGTCGAACGGATTCCGCTAAAAACCGTGCATGTCAACAAGTGTCCTGTTTTGGCGCCGATAGCGGTTATAAGGCCTGATGACGCAGCGAGGCTCAATTTAGATATCGATCGCTGCTATCGGTATATTGATAAAATCCGCAACGATTCTAATATCTTAGATAAAATTGCCCAAGTCTTTGAAACGGATTTTCCGGAATCTGATGCCGACCCTGATTTGATGATTTACAGTGGCGGTTTTTTCAGCGATAGCGACAAAAAAGCAATGGAGAAAGTTCATAAAACTCTTCCTGAGAATTTAGCTAACTTGCGTTTAAACTTCAGCGATCCGCGGTTACCGGAAATGTTTTTCCGATATCGAGCCCGGAACTATCCTGAAACGTTAAACGAGGAGGAGCGGACGCGCTGGATGAAAGATTGTGCGGAGCGTTTGACGGGGGCTGTTAGCAATTGCATGACGATTAATGAGTATTTCTCAAAAGTGCAGGAGTTGCAGTCCGATAGTTCAGCAGATCCAACGATTTTATCGGCGTTGCGAGAATATGCGCTGGATAAAACGAGATTTTTGTCGATTGTCGGCATGGATTCAGAATAA